A genomic segment from Deltaproteobacteria bacterium encodes:
- a CDS encoding MATE family efflux transporter, with product METHAFSKTVWAVSLPIVFAEISETIVHVTDTAFLARVGVAELGAIALADTIYELATVPMVALVDGIQILTARRAGQRRDEAVGETFNLGLALLTVVSLVLTLGLRVASPRLTGLVVASDDVGTAVEAFVPVVAIGTVFHAANLAYSALLVTLSRTRVLIPATILLAATNLFLGYCLVFGNLGFPRLGIEGAAWGSVGAEVVTCAYLTAHVLRHIDVRRYALLRLPRLDGRLTGSLCSVSFPVGLQALMEGLRWFVFFVLADRLGEEALATSNVVYSFYAVLRIPTEGFSETTCSMVSHMIGSGRARGVEHLLWEVIRPSYLVTLPFAALILLFPRPLLSLFVGDPQVIEASVRCLRVVAASMLVVIPGQIWFVSVSGTGDTRAAFLIELALTATILLVAYVAGFSLGLPPEYVWTSLPLGWLLCLSLSYRWVQAGRWRRLTI from the coding sequence ATGGAAACGCACGCATTCTCGAAGACGGTCTGGGCCGTGTCCCTGCCGATCGTTTTCGCCGAGATCAGCGAGACGATCGTGCATGTGACGGACACCGCCTTTCTCGCGCGCGTCGGTGTAGCGGAGCTCGGAGCGATCGCCCTCGCCGATACGATCTACGAGCTGGCGACGGTCCCGATGGTGGCGCTGGTGGACGGGATCCAGATACTCACCGCGCGCCGCGCCGGACAGCGCCGGGACGAGGCGGTCGGAGAGACGTTCAACCTGGGTCTCGCGCTACTCACGGTCGTCTCGCTGGTGCTGACGCTCGGGCTGCGAGTCGCGTCTCCCCGGCTGACGGGGCTCGTGGTCGCCTCGGATGACGTGGGAACCGCCGTCGAGGCGTTCGTCCCGGTCGTCGCCATCGGCACGGTCTTTCACGCCGCAAACCTGGCCTACAGCGCCCTACTCGTCACCCTGTCCCGGACGCGAGTGCTCATCCCTGCGACCATCCTGCTGGCCGCCACGAATCTCTTCCTCGGCTACTGTTTGGTCTTCGGCAACCTGGGGTTCCCGCGCCTGGGGATCGAGGGCGCGGCCTGGGGATCGGTGGGAGCCGAGGTCGTCACCTGCGCGTACCTGACGGCACACGTCCTCAGGCACATTGACGTCCGGAGGTACGCGCTGCTTCGGCTCCCACGGCTCGACGGCAGGCTGACCGGGTCGCTCTGCTCCGTCTCCTTTCCGGTGGGACTCCAGGCGTTGATGGAGGGTCTCCGGTGGTTCGTCTTCTTCGTCCTCGCCGACCGGCTCGGCGAGGAGGCGCTCGCCACCTCGAACGTCGTGTACAGCTTCTACGCGGTGCTGCGAATCCCGACCGAGGGCTTCTCCGAGACAACCTGCTCGATGGTCAGCCACATGATCGGGAGCGGCCGCGCCCGCGGCGTCGAGCATCTGCTCTGGGAGGTCATCCGGCCGAGCTACCTGGTCACACTGCCCTTCGCGGCGCTGATCCTTCTGTTCCCCCGTCCTCTCCTCTCTCTCTTCGTCGGCGACCCCCAGGTGATCGAAGCGTCCGTCAGGTGCCTGCGGGTCGTCGCCGCGTCCATGCTGGTGGTCATCCCCGGCCAGATATGGTTCGTGTCGGTCTCCGGGACCGGGGACACCCGGGCCGCCTTCCTGATCGAACTGGCGCTGACCGCGACGATCCTGCTCGTGGCGTACGTGGCCGGATTCTCCCTCGGTCTGCCGCCCGAGTACGTCTGGACCTCCCTGCCGCTGGGCTGGCTTCTGTGCCTGTCCCTGTCTTACCGATGGGTCCAGGCGGGGCGATGGAGGCGGCTGACGATCTGA
- a CDS encoding heavy-metal-associated domain-containing protein, with product MNDASTSLRVLEGRLRIRLPQVKGSESEARWVETRLQEIEGVNRASANPLTGSVLVVFDTRQIATHEIVAALCSWGYLGEQRHSDGRVAPGDGLRGLRLRATTELVLQQLLAALI from the coding sequence ATGAACGATGCATCGACGTCCCTCCGCGTCCTCGAGGGCCGGCTGCGGATCAGGCTGCCCCAGGTGAAGGGCTCGGAAAGCGAAGCCCGATGGGTGGAGACCCGGCTACAGGAAATCGAGGGCGTCAACCGCGCCAGCGCCAACCCGTTGACCGGGAGCGTCCTGGTGGTCTTCGACACCCGGCAAATCGCCACGCACGAGATCGTCGCGGCCCTGTGCTCCTGGGGCTACCTCGGTGAACAGCGTCACTCCGACGGCCGAGTAGCCCCCGGCGACGGACTGCGCGGCCTCAGACTTCGCGCCACGACGGAGCTCGTGCTCCAGCAGCTTCTCGCCGCCCTCATCTGA